One Sinorhizobium mexicanum genomic region harbors:
- a CDS encoding tetratricopeptide repeat protein: MTADVSAINEAHRRHQRRPKLAAMLILGSTLLLAGCQTDNSESMIRVERAQGSEENIASLSNVIASNPSDPEGYNVRGSAYGRAGEFRRSLADFDKAIELNPRFYQAYANRALVQRNMGNQQAAVSDYNTALQLNPNYDVAYIGRGNLYRQAGQLDAAFNDFNKAIQLDTTDPRAYHNRGLIYQARNQHGQAIEDFSTAISLSPSSPEPYNGRGISYVAQGDDDNAFSDFNTAINLNGKVAESWANQALIYERRGDKAKASKSYSHALSLDPKYEPARAGLARVKSMS, translated from the coding sequence ATGACTGCGGACGTCTCCGCCATTAACGAGGCGCACCGCCGCCACCAGCGCAGGCCGAAGCTTGCTGCCATGCTCATCCTCGGCTCCACCCTGCTTCTTGCAGGTTGCCAGACCGACAACTCCGAATCGATGATCCGCGTCGAGCGGGCGCAGGGCTCGGAGGAAAACATTGCCTCGCTTTCGAACGTCATCGCCTCCAATCCGAGCGACCCGGAAGGGTACAATGTGCGCGGCTCGGCCTATGGCCGTGCCGGCGAGTTCCGTCGCTCGCTCGCCGATTTCGACAAGGCGATCGAGCTCAACCCGCGCTTCTACCAGGCCTATGCCAACCGCGCGCTCGTCCAGCGCAACATGGGCAACCAGCAGGCGGCGGTCTCCGACTACAATACGGCGCTGCAGCTTAACCCGAACTATGATGTCGCCTATATCGGCCGCGGCAACCTCTACCGGCAGGCCGGACAGCTCGACGCCGCCTTCAACGACTTCAACAAAGCGATCCAGCTCGACACGACCGACCCCCGCGCCTACCACAATCGCGGCTTGATCTATCAGGCGCGCAACCAGCATGGGCAGGCGATTGAGGATTTCTCGACGGCGATTTCGCTCTCGCCAAGCTCGCCGGAACCCTATAACGGCCGCGGCATTTCCTATGTCGCACAGGGGGACGACGACAATGCCTTTTCCGATTTCAACACCGCCATCAACCTGAACGGCAAGGTCGCGGAGTCCTGGGCAAACCAGGCCCTGATCTACGAGCGCCGCGGCGACAAGGCAAAGGCGTCGAAGTCCTATTCGCATGCGCTTTCGCTCGATCCCAAATACGAGCCGGCCCGGGCGGGGCTCGCCCGTGTGAAATCGATGTCCTGA
- a CDS encoding DUF992 domain-containing protein yields MIKQTFIAAAALAALSGAAPAAAQSYVTLGRLTCGSEGGTGLIITSTKNLMCTYTPANGAPTAVYAGMIKKFGLDVGTTGKSVMVWDVLAKTGTPITAHALAGEYYGLGADASFAVGGGAKVIAGGTNKAFMLQPVNVQVQEGLNIAVGVDQLTLAPAG; encoded by the coding sequence ATGATCAAGCAAACCTTCATCGCAGCGGCCGCCCTTGCTGCCCTTTCGGGCGCTGCACCCGCTGCTGCGCAAAGCTATGTCACGCTCGGCCGCCTTACCTGCGGCTCGGAAGGCGGCACAGGTCTCATCATCACTTCGACGAAGAACCTGATGTGCACCTACACGCCGGCCAACGGCGCACCGACGGCTGTCTATGCGGGCATGATCAAAAAGTTCGGCCTTGATGTCGGCACGACCGGTAAGAGCGTGATGGTTTGGGATGTGCTGGCCAAGACCGGCACACCGATAACCGCACACGCCCTCGCCGGCGAGTATTACGGCCTCGGGGCCGATGCGAGCTTTGCGGTCGGCGGCGGTGCCAAGGTGATCGCCGGCGGCACCAACAAGGCCTTCATGCTGCAGCCGGTGAATGTCCAGGTCCAGGAAGGGCTGAACATTGCCGTCGGCGTCGACCAATTGACCTTGGCGCCTGCAGGCTGA
- a CDS encoding adenylate/guanylate cyclase domain-containing protein, with product MNDQQIRELVQWTSEQGIRGSEEPELLAGFCERCQQAGLPIKRALGLIDTLHPEIEGRSFTWDSESGDAPEVTPYGSTATGEMQASWHRSIFYHMLVEHQAERRTRLAAEASVPYNFLDTLKADGYTDCISMIHYFTDQGRVGEMDCFYSYWTTKKPDGFSEDEVDALRVLLPTLALAVKAASCVRIISTLADVYLGHDAGQRVVKGSIERGAAEKIETVMWFSDLRNYTRISETVAPEEIIPLLNDYAGTVISAVHDHGGSVLKLIGDGVLAIFNAGDRASACASAVAAERQLRLMLNELNAKRLEDGKPTTDVYLGLHIGEVFYGNIGSQNRLDFTVVGPAVNEVSRISSMCRSVERHVIMSSEFVEACPPILRADAVSLGRFALRGIARAKELFTWDPEISGT from the coding sequence ATGAACGACCAGCAGATCCGCGAACTGGTGCAGTGGACGTCCGAGCAGGGTATCCGGGGGAGCGAGGAACCCGAGCTGCTCGCCGGCTTCTGCGAAAGGTGCCAACAGGCCGGACTCCCGATCAAGCGCGCGCTCGGCCTGATCGACACGCTTCATCCTGAAATCGAAGGCCGCTCCTTTACCTGGGACAGCGAAAGCGGTGACGCCCCTGAGGTCACTCCCTATGGATCGACCGCCACCGGCGAGATGCAGGCGAGCTGGCACCGCTCGATCTTTTATCACATGCTCGTGGAACACCAGGCCGAGCGGCGCACCCGGCTCGCTGCGGAAGCGTCCGTTCCCTACAATTTCCTCGATACGCTGAAGGCGGACGGCTACACCGACTGCATCAGCATGATCCATTATTTTACCGACCAGGGCCGCGTCGGCGAGATGGACTGTTTTTATTCCTATTGGACGACGAAGAAGCCGGACGGCTTCAGCGAGGATGAGGTCGACGCGTTGAGAGTGCTGCTGCCGACGCTCGCGCTCGCCGTCAAGGCAGCCTCGTGCGTGCGCATCATCAGCACGCTTGCCGATGTCTATCTCGGTCACGATGCCGGCCAGCGGGTTGTCAAAGGCAGCATCGAGCGCGGTGCCGCCGAGAAAATCGAGACCGTCATGTGGTTTTCCGACCTGCGCAACTATACGCGGATCTCCGAGACGGTCGCGCCGGAGGAGATCATCCCGCTGCTCAACGACTATGCCGGTACCGTGATCAGCGCCGTCCACGATCATGGCGGCAGCGTCCTGAAGCTGATCGGCGACGGCGTTCTGGCGATCTTCAACGCCGGCGACCGCGCCAGCGCCTGCGCCTCGGCTGTTGCCGCCGAGCGGCAGTTGCGGCTGATGTTGAACGAGTTGAACGCAAAGCGGCTCGAGGACGGAAAGCCGACGACCGACGTCTACCTGGGCCTTCATATCGGCGAAGTCTTTTACGGCAATATCGGCAGCCAGAACCGGCTCGACTTCACGGTCGTCGGTCCGGCGGTCAACGAGGTGAGCCGAATCTCTTCGATGTGCCGGTCGGTCGAACGGCATGTCATCATGTCCTCGGAATTTGTCGAGGCCTGTCCGCCCATCCTGCGCGCCGATGCCGTTTCGCTCGGCCGCTTCGCGTTGCGCGGCATCGCCCGGGCAAAGGAGCTGTTTACCTGGGACCCGGAGATTTCCGGCACCTGA
- a CDS encoding LysR family transcriptional regulator, giving the protein MDRLDAMRVFSRVVERRSFTLASEDLGLPRSTVTDAVKQLEARLGVRLLQRTTRHVSPTLDGEAYYQRCIAILDDIEDAEGAFAGAKPKGLLRVDVHGTLARHFVLPSLPAFLETYPDIELYMSEGDRLVDLVREGIDCVLRVGEPQTSDMIGRRVVMLDEITCASPGYIARFGLPRAVDDLDGHRMIGFRSSATGNLLPLEFVEERGVRTATLPATISVNAAESFVAAARLGLGLIQLPRYHVEGDLQNGALVEVLRHCRPTPTPVSLFYPRSRQLSPRVRVFIDWLVKVFAEKRSADPAP; this is encoded by the coding sequence ATGGACAGATTGGACGCCATGCGCGTCTTTTCCCGCGTCGTCGAGCGGAGGAGCTTCACGCTTGCTTCCGAAGATCTCGGTCTGCCGCGGTCGACCGTCACCGACGCGGTCAAGCAGCTCGAAGCGCGGCTTGGCGTGCGGCTCCTGCAGCGCACGACGCGGCATGTAAGCCCGACGCTCGACGGCGAAGCCTACTATCAGCGCTGCATCGCCATTCTGGACGATATCGAGGACGCCGAGGGGGCGTTCGCCGGGGCGAAGCCGAAGGGGCTTCTCAGAGTTGATGTTCATGGCACGCTGGCACGACACTTCGTTCTCCCCAGCCTACCGGCCTTTCTCGAAACCTATCCGGACATCGAACTCTATATGAGCGAGGGCGATCGGCTGGTGGATCTGGTCCGCGAGGGCATCGATTGCGTGCTGCGTGTCGGCGAGCCGCAAACAAGCGACATGATCGGACGTCGGGTCGTAATGCTCGATGAGATTACCTGTGCATCGCCGGGCTACATCGCCCGGTTCGGGTTGCCAAGGGCAGTCGACGATCTCGATGGACACAGGATGATCGGGTTTCGCTCATCGGCGACGGGCAACCTGTTGCCGCTCGAGTTTGTCGAGGAGAGGGGCGTTCGCACGGCCACGCTTCCGGCCACCATCTCCGTCAATGCGGCGGAAAGCTTCGTGGCAGCGGCCCGGCTGGGGCTCGGCCTCATTCAGTTGCCCCGCTACCACGTCGAGGGCGACCTGCAGAACGGCGCGCTCGTCGAGGTGCTGAGGCATTGTCGGCCGACGCCGACGCCCGTCTCGCTGTTCTATCCGCGCAGCCGGCAGCTTTCTCCGCGCGTGCGCGTGTTCATCGATTGGCTGGTCAAGGTGTTCGCCGAGAAGCGTTCCGCCGATCCGGCACCGTAG
- a CDS encoding SDR family oxidoreductase, whose amino-acid sequence MSANTNQIAIVTGASRGIGAAIAERLAKDGFIVVINYSGDPEPAEALARGIEQRGGKAVTARADVSSAEAVRRMFDAAEAAFGGVDVLVNNAGVLKTVALADTTDEEFDRHFAINVKGTFNTMREAARRMRDGGRIVNFSSTTLALNMPGYATYNGTKAAVEAFTHVFAKELRGRSITVNAVAPGPIATDLFLTGKSDELIAQFAKMPPLERLGQPEDIANVVAFLVGPDAGWVNGQVLRANGGVA is encoded by the coding sequence ATGTCTGCAAACACCAACCAGATCGCGATCGTCACCGGCGCGTCGCGCGGCATTGGCGCCGCCATCGCCGAACGCCTGGCAAAGGACGGGTTTATCGTCGTCATCAACTATTCCGGCGATCCCGAACCCGCCGAGGCGCTGGCACGCGGGATCGAGCAGAGAGGCGGCAAGGCCGTGACCGCCAGGGCGGATGTCAGCAGCGCCGAAGCCGTCCGCCGGATGTTCGATGCTGCCGAAGCGGCCTTCGGCGGCGTCGACGTCCTCGTCAACAATGCCGGTGTTCTCAAAACCGTGGCGCTGGCCGACACGACCGACGAGGAATTCGACCGGCACTTTGCCATCAACGTGAAAGGCACGTTCAACACGATGCGCGAGGCCGCACGGCGGATGCGGGATGGCGGTCGGATCGTCAACTTTTCATCGACAACACTGGCGCTGAACATGCCGGGCTATGCCACCTACAACGGCACTAAGGCAGCGGTCGAAGCCTTTACGCATGTTTTCGCCAAGGAGCTGCGCGGCCGCAGCATTACCGTCAACGCCGTGGCCCCCGGCCCGATCGCGACCGATCTTTTCCTTACCGGCAAGAGCGATGAATTGATCGCACAGTTCGCCAAGATGCCGCCGCTCGAACGGCTCGGCCAGCCGGAAGACATCGCCAATGTCGTCGCCTTCCTCGTCGGCCCCGATGCCGGCTGGGTCAACGGCCAGGTCCTGCGCGCAAACGGCGGCGTCGCCTGA
- a CDS encoding SDR family NAD(P)-dependent oxidoreductase → MNKEVIVITGASSGFGALTARALATAGHVVYAGMRATEGRNAPQAEAAKLFAAENGVDLRPVELDVISGASVEAAIARIIADQGRIDVVVHNAGHMSFGPAEAFTPEQLAELYDVNVLSTQRVNRAALPLMREQGKGLVVWVSSSSTRGGTPPFLAPYFAAKAAMDALAVSYAAELTRWGIETAIVVPGAFTKGTNHFAHSGAPADAARASEYSEGPYRGVPEQALKGLAALEPAGADAGAVADAIVDIVNMPFGSRPFRTHIDPSDDGAELVNGVADRVRAELYRNIGLQDLLKPHVIR, encoded by the coding sequence ATGAACAAGGAAGTTATTGTCATCACCGGCGCCTCCAGCGGTTTTGGCGCCCTCACCGCCCGCGCACTCGCAACGGCTGGGCATGTCGTCTACGCCGGCATGCGTGCAACTGAAGGCCGCAACGCGCCCCAGGCCGAGGCCGCGAAATTATTCGCCGCTGAAAATGGCGTCGATCTTCGGCCCGTCGAACTCGATGTCATCTCCGGTGCCTCTGTCGAAGCGGCGATCGCCCGGATCATCGCCGATCAAGGCCGCATCGATGTTGTCGTGCACAATGCCGGCCACATGTCCTTCGGCCCCGCCGAGGCCTTCACGCCGGAACAGCTCGCCGAGCTTTACGACGTCAACGTGCTCTCGACGCAGCGCGTGAACCGGGCCGCTCTTCCCCTAATGCGCGAACAGGGCAAGGGTCTGGTGGTATGGGTTTCCTCTTCCAGCACTCGGGGTGGCACGCCCCCCTTCCTGGCGCCCTATTTCGCCGCCAAGGCCGCGATGGACGCGCTTGCCGTCTCCTATGCCGCCGAACTCACCCGTTGGGGCATCGAAACCGCCATCGTCGTGCCGGGCGCCTTCACCAAAGGGACCAACCATTTCGCCCATTCCGGCGCACCAGCCGATGCGGCCCGCGCCAGCGAATACAGCGAAGGTCCATACAGGGGCGTGCCAGAACAGGCGCTAAAGGGTCTGGCCGCTCTCGAACCGGCCGGCGCCGATGCGGGCGCCGTCGCCGATGCCATCGTCGATATCGTCAACATGCCCTTCGGAAGCCGCCCGTTCCGCACCCACATCGATCCGTCAGACGATGGCGCGGAACTCGTCAACGGCGTCGCCGACCGTGTGCGGGCGGAACTCTACCGGAATATCGGCTTGCAGGATCTGCTGAAGCCGCACGTCATCCGCTGA
- a CDS encoding NAD(P)(+) transhydrogenase (Re/Si-specific) subunit beta, with translation MNANFAAFLYLVSGVLFIMALRGLSHPTTSRKGNAYGMIGMGIAIATTLLLAMPSIGGFLLIALGLALGGGAGAFIAKRIPMTAMPQLVAGFHSLVGLAAVLVAAGALYAPSSFGIGEVGGIHAQALVEMALGVAIGAITFTGSIIAFLKLDGRMSGKPILLPYRHAINLALVALVIFFIVGLALTESHFDFWAIVLLSLVFGVLIIIPIGGADMPVVVSMLNSYSGWAAAGIGFTLGNLALIITGALVGSSGAILSYIMCKGMNRSFISVILGGFGGETAAAGGDDGVQRTVKQGSADDAAFLMQNASKVIIVPGYGMAVAQAQHALRELGDQLKAAGVDVKYAIHPVAGRMPGHMNVLLAEANVPYDEVFELEDINSEFAQADVAYVIGANDVTNPAARDDKTSPIYGMPILDVDKAKTCLFVKRSLGSGYAGIDNTLFYKDGTMMLLGDAKKVTEEIVKAMNH, from the coding sequence ATGAACGCTAATTTCGCAGCCTTCCTCTACCTCGTCTCCGGCGTCCTGTTCATCATGGCGCTGCGCGGCCTGTCGCATCCGACCACCAGCCGCAAGGGCAATGCCTATGGCATGATCGGCATGGGCATCGCCATCGCCACGACGCTCTTGCTCGCCATGCCTTCGATCGGCGGCTTCCTGCTGATCGCGCTCGGGCTTGCACTCGGCGGTGGCGCCGGCGCCTTTATCGCCAAGCGCATCCCGATGACGGCGATGCCGCAGCTCGTCGCCGGCTTCCATTCGCTTGTCGGTCTTGCCGCGGTGCTGGTCGCCGCTGGCGCGCTTTATGCGCCGTCCTCCTTCGGTATCGGCGAAGTCGGCGGGATCCACGCGCAGGCGCTCGTCGAGATGGCGCTCGGCGTCGCGATCGGTGCGATCACCTTCACCGGTTCCATCATCGCCTTCCTGAAGCTCGACGGCCGTATGTCGGGCAAACCGATCCTCTTGCCCTACCGCCATGCGATCAACCTCGCACTGGTCGCGCTCGTCATCTTCTTCATCGTCGGTCTGGCGCTGACGGAAAGTCATTTCGACTTCTGGGCGATCGTTCTCTTGTCGCTCGTATTCGGCGTGTTGATCATCATCCCGATCGGCGGCGCAGACATGCCCGTCGTCGTATCGATGCTCAACTCCTATTCCGGCTGGGCGGCCGCCGGCATCGGCTTCACGCTCGGCAACCTGGCGCTGATCATCACCGGTGCCCTGGTTGGCTCGTCGGGTGCGATCCTCTCCTACATCATGTGCAAGGGCATGAACCGCTCGTTCATCTCGGTGATCCTCGGCGGCTTCGGCGGCGAGACAGCGGCTGCCGGCGGCGACGACGGCGTCCAGCGGACGGTCAAGCAGGGCTCGGCTGACGATGCCGCCTTCCTGATGCAGAACGCTTCGAAGGTGATCATTGTGCCGGGCTACGGCATGGCGGTGGCACAGGCACAGCACGCGCTCCGCGAACTCGGCGATCAGTTGAAAGCCGCCGGCGTCGACGTCAAATACGCGATTCATCCGGTCGCCGGCCGCATGCCGGGGCACATGAACGTGCTCCTGGCAGAAGCGAACGTTCCCTATGACGAGGTGTTCGAGCTGGAAGACATCAACTCGGAGTTCGCCCAGGCCGACGTCGCCTATGTCATCGGCGCCAACGACGTCACCAATCCGGCGGCGCGCGACGACAAGACCTCGCCGATCTACGGCATGCCGATCCTCGACGTCGACAAGGCCAAGACCTGCCTGTTCGTCAAGCGCTCGCTCGGCTCCGGCTACGCCGGCATCGACAACACGCTGTTCTACAAGGACGGCACGATGATGCTTCTGGGCGACGCTAAGAAGGTCACTGAGGAAATCGTCAAGGCGATGAACCACTGA
- a CDS encoding NAD(P) transhydrogenase subunit alpha, which yields MANELLDKALADLDRAVEAVRTAAEYVPDAAGAVAHGATGGAIDPFVFRLAIFVLAIFVGYYVVWSVTPALHTPLMAVTNAISSVIVVGALLAVGISASGLATSFGFVALVLASVNIFGGFLVTQRMLAMYKKKDK from the coding sequence ATGGCGAATGAACTTCTCGACAAGGCATTGGCCGATCTCGATCGGGCGGTCGAAGCGGTCAGGACCGCGGCCGAATACGTGCCGGACGCCGCCGGCGCAGTGGCGCACGGTGCGACCGGCGGTGCGATCGATCCTTTCGTCTTCCGCCTGGCAATCTTCGTGCTGGCGATCTTCGTCGGCTACTACGTCGTCTGGTCGGTGACGCCGGCCTTGCACACGCCGCTGATGGCGGTGACCAATGCGATCTCGTCGGTGATCGTCGTCGGTGCGCTGCTGGCGGTCGGGATTTCGGCCTCGGGGCTTGCCACCAGCTTCGGCTTCGTGGCGCTGGTGCTGGCCTCGGTCAACATCTTCGGCGGCTTCCTGGTCACCCAGCGCATGCTCGCCATGTACAAGAAAAAAGACAAGTGA
- a CDS encoding Re/Si-specific NAD(P)(+) transhydrogenase subunit alpha, with translation MSEIVFIAKETDAHEGRVAGSVESVKKLKSLGFDVVVEAGAGLRSRILDAEYEKVGARIGSSADAKSADVVLKVRRPTDAEIAGYKSGAIVIAIMDPYGNETAIAMMAEAGLTAFAMELMPRITRAQSMDVLSSQANLAGYQAVIDAAGEYDRALPMMMTAAGTVPAAKVFVMGAGVAGLQAIATARRLGAVVSATDVRPAAKEQVASLGAKFIAVEDEEFKAAETAGGYAKEMSKDYQVKQAALVAEHIAKQDIVITTALIPGRAAPRLVTRAMLDSMKPGSVVVDLAVERGGNVEGAEAGKVVEVGGIKVVGHLNVPGRIAASASLLYAKNLVTFLETMVSKETKALALNMEDELVKATALTHGGAVVHPAFGGAKEGDK, from the coding sequence GTGAGCGAGATTGTCTTTATCGCGAAGGAAACGGATGCGCACGAAGGGCGCGTCGCGGGTTCGGTCGAAAGCGTCAAGAAACTGAAGTCGCTGGGCTTTGACGTGGTCGTCGAGGCGGGCGCGGGCCTCAGGTCGCGCATCCTCGATGCCGAATACGAGAAGGTTGGCGCCCGCATCGGCTCGTCAGCAGATGCCAAGAGCGCCGACGTGGTGCTCAAGGTGCGGCGACCGACCGACGCCGAAATTGCCGGCTACAAGTCCGGCGCGATCGTCATCGCGATCATGGATCCCTACGGCAACGAGACCGCGATTGCGATGATGGCTGAGGCGGGACTCACTGCCTTTGCAATGGAGCTGATGCCCCGCATCACCCGGGCGCAGTCGATGGACGTGCTTTCTTCCCAGGCTAACCTCGCCGGCTACCAGGCGGTGATCGATGCGGCCGGCGAATACGACCGGGCGCTGCCGATGATGATGACGGCGGCCGGCACCGTGCCGGCGGCGAAGGTCTTCGTCATGGGCGCAGGTGTCGCCGGACTGCAGGCGATCGCCACCGCGCGGCGCCTCGGCGCAGTCGTGTCGGCCACGGACGTCCGTCCCGCGGCCAAGGAGCAGGTCGCCTCGCTCGGGGCCAAGTTCATCGCCGTCGAGGACGAGGAGTTCAAGGCGGCCGAGACGGCCGGCGGCTACGCCAAGGAAATGTCGAAGGACTACCAGGTCAAGCAGGCCGCACTCGTTGCCGAGCATATCGCCAAGCAGGACATCGTCATCACAACGGCGCTGATCCCGGGCCGTGCGGCCCCGCGCCTCGTAACCCGAGCGATGCTTGATTCGATGAAGCCCGGCTCGGTCGTCGTCGACCTTGCCGTCGAGCGTGGCGGTAACGTCGAGGGCGCGGAAGCCGGAAAGGTCGTCGAGGTCGGAGGTATCAAGGTCGTCGGCCACCTGAACGTGCCGGGCCGTATCGCCGCTTCCGCCTCGCTGCTTTATGCCAAGAACCTCGTTACCTTCCTCGAGACGATGGTTTCGAAGGAGACCAAGGCACTGGCGCTCAACATGGAGGACGAGCTCGTCAAGGCGACGGCGCTGACCCACGGCGGCGCCGTGGTGCATCCGGCCTTCGGCGGCGCGAAAGAGGGGGACAAGTAA
- a CDS encoding aa3-type cytochrome c oxidase subunit IV has translation MAEHHSGPVETGAPMDYSEHEKTYNLFLNATKFGTLFCATMLIAMAAAFFTTMGFFSSLVLLIILNVAGFLLLR, from the coding sequence ATGGCAGAGCATCATTCGGGACCGGTCGAAACGGGCGCTCCGATGGACTATTCCGAGCATGAGAAGACCTACAACCTCTTCCTGAACGCGACGAAATTCGGCACGCTGTTTTGCGCCACGATGCTGATTGCGATGGCTGCAGCCTTCTTCACCACAATGGGCTTCTTCAGCTCGCTCGTGCTGCTGATCATCCTCAACGTGGCCGGTTTCCTCCTTCTTCGCTAA
- a CDS encoding N-acyl amino acid synthase FeeM domain-containing protein, whose product MGADGRQAEPGIFSEKLMQLLDRVEYRRVETGEDMEDIARLRYKAYKAVNLMELTGSTLIDDLDFDSHAYVFGIYLDENLVSTVRVHHVTPDHRASTSGIIFGPEIDTFLDAGMVLIDPGRLAVDPEVLGDEMRALPYLTLRPVAMACEYFSADRCLTACRPRHTAFYKRIFASETVVACRENLGVYNADGALLVARVRGQRPSILDRYPIFDSEPFERRMMFADRNEVPFAPLTILPTARIAQGSYGRAYARAFASG is encoded by the coding sequence ATGGGTGCTGATGGGCGCCAGGCGGAGCCTGGAATTTTTTCCGAGAAGCTGATGCAGCTGCTCGACCGCGTCGAATACAGGCGCGTCGAAACCGGCGAGGACATGGAAGACATCGCGCGGCTCAGGTACAAGGCCTACAAGGCCGTCAACCTGATGGAGCTGACGGGATCAACGCTGATAGACGACCTCGACTTCGATAGTCATGCCTATGTGTTCGGCATCTATCTCGATGAGAACCTGGTCAGTACGGTGCGTGTACACCATGTGACGCCGGACCACCGGGCAAGCACGTCCGGAATTATCTTCGGTCCGGAGATCGATACCTTCCTGGATGCGGGCATGGTGCTGATCGACCCGGGCAGGCTCGCCGTGGATCCCGAGGTGCTCGGCGACGAGATGCGGGCGCTGCCCTATCTGACGCTCCGTCCGGTTGCGATGGCTTGTGAATATTTCTCCGCCGACCGTTGCCTGACGGCTTGCCGGCCGCGCCATACGGCTTTCTACAAGCGTATCTTCGCCTCGGAGACGGTCGTCGCGTGCCGGGAAAACCTCGGCGTCTACAATGCCGACGGTGCCCTCTTGGTCGCGCGCGTTCGCGGACAGCGTCCCTCGATCCTCGATCGTTATCCGATTTTCGACTCCGAACCGTTCGAGCGCCGGATGATGTTTGCGGACCGCAACGAAGTGCCGTTCGCACCGCTGACGATCCTGCCCACCGCGCGAATTGCGCAAGGCAGCTACGGTCGCGCTTACGCCCGTGCATTCGCAAGCGGCTGA